The following proteins are encoded in a genomic region of Candida albicans SC5314 chromosome 4, complete sequence:
- a CDS encoding mRNA-binding U2 snRNP complex subunit (Ortholog(s) have mRNA binding activity, role in spliceosomal complex assembly and U2 snRNP, U2-type prespliceosome localization), whose amino-acid sequence MKRIMAPIEQKRNLAGNYSIPDSLNKELQKEFAEDVSTPMDKLQDDIINQNNYNKKRFQRSIVLDLDEQKSYKQIMNERNLEREELRVEKLIKEKDDGTTKTVENPQERLLPRKRKKRWDVTPEEYKKQKECENNKELVKKSTSSLIIELVEGKVPVVRGIPLTDSILEKILPPGYVKVNPPAHFKQNEETLPPDLSDAVVSSNYYLPPTNESVGISTTEIPTDVPGVKGLEFFKEEDMKYFGKLVHSKPESLNDEEKKELNAMKLVLKIKNGSPVTRKRAMRQLTNNAAKFGPKVLLNQILPILLEPNLTPQERHLLIKMIGRIIYQLDELIRPYTSKVLTVISPFLIDEDPTVRLETREIISGLTKAAGLANIISTLRPDLDHVDEYVRNLTARIFAIVANTLGLKSFLPFLKAVIKSKKNWTARHTGIKVIQQLCIMLGRGNGTAILPYLANIVEILKPPINDESLQVRTITALTLAQLAENVSPYGIDSFEPILEPIWFGIRKHRGKGLASFLKCIGAMIPLMSYDPNYEDYTNYYTTELMHIITREFRSPDEDMRKTILRIIMGLPLSRKLIPDYEKSIIGPFVNAFWNRRTASDSVQITRLVVEATNHLAIKFDFLDMLEHIVYFTKDDNEQLRKLAIEAINKLISNNSQELIGMDSQLDRKLVDGALFAFQKQTIHQKIYLTCFGTLADALNVRLKPHLNSILSTILYRMKNKLAEIRQQASDLIAIIAPVIKQCSEHDDELLMKLILILYESLGEVYPEVLGSILNALYSCLDSIDKSTLYTMSNPSINQILPTLTPILKNRHEKVQEACIKLVGLIARKNSETINAKEWMRICFDLLEMLKAQRKRIRIAANNTFGYIAKTIGPQDVIVMLLNNLRVQERQLRVCTAVAMGIVAETCLPFTVLPAIMNEYRIPEKNVQNGVLKAMSFMFEYLDGKITKDYLFAITPLLEDALTDRDLVHRQTAATVIFHIAMNCIGLTDKDYSDVFIHYLNLIMPNIFETSPHVISRILESIDALRLVIGNGVFTNYIWSGLFHPARKVRAPYWKIFNNAYVQCSDALVPCYPRIESLPDEDEISYKLEELDLFL is encoded by the coding sequence ATGAAACGGATTATGGCACCCATTGAACAGAAAAGAAACTTGGCTGGCAATTACTCCATACCTGACTCTTTAAATAAGGAGCTACAGAAGGAGTTTGCAGAAGATGTATCTACTCCAATGGATAAATTACAAGATGACATCATTAATCaaaacaactacaacaagAAACGATTTCAGAGGTCTATTGTGTTGGACTTGGACGAGCAAAAAAGTTATAAACAAATCATGAATGAAAGAAATTTGGAAAGAGAGGAACTCCGAGTAGAAAAGCTTATTAAAGAGAAAGACGATGGAACAACTAAAACCGTTGAAAACCCACAAGAGAGGTTACTACCCCgtaaaagaaagaagagaTGGGACGTGACACCAGAAGAATACAAGAAGCAAAAAGAGTgtgaaaacaataaagaattgGTCAAAAAATCTACATCCTCACTTATTATAGAATTGGTAGAGGGAAAAGTTCCTGTAGTAAGAGGGATTCCATTAACAGACTCGATATTAGAAAAGATCTTGCCACCTGGATATGTAAAAGTGAATCCTCCAGCAcatttcaaacaaaatgAAGAGACGTTACCACCAGATTTGTCTGATGCTGTAGTATCATCGAATTACTATCTACCACCAACTAATGAATCCGTGGGTATTTCCACAACGGAGATTCCAACAGATGTACCCGGAGTGAAAGGTTTGGAGTTTTTCAAAGAGGAAGATATGAAATATTTTGGCAAGTTAGTTCATTCCAAACCAGAGTCCttgaatgatgaagaaaagaaagaactAAACGCTATGAAATTGGTGTTGAAGATAAAAAATGGGTCGCCAGTAACACGTAAACGAGCCATGAGACAATTGACTAATAATGCAGCAAAATTTGGTCCCAAagttttattaaatcaaattcttccTATATTGTTGGAGCCAAACTTAACTCCACAGGAGAGACATTTGCTTATAAAAATGATTGGACGTATTATTTACCAATTAGACGAGTTAATTCGACCATATACTTCTAAAGTTCTTACAGTCATATCACCATTCTTGATAGATGAAGACCCTACAGTAAGGTTGGAGACACGAGAAATCATATCAGGCTTGACTAAAGCAGCTGGTTTAGCCAATATTATATCAACATTAAGGCCAGATTTAGACCATGTTGATGAGTATGTTCGAAACTTGACAGCACGTATATTCGCCATAGTGGCCAACACATTGGGattaaaatcatttttacCATTCTTAAAAGCAGTTATCAAGTCGAAAAAGAACTGGACAGCAAGACATACTGGTATCAAAgttattcaacaattatgTATTATGCTAGGACGAGGAAATGGTACGGCAATATTGCCATATCTTGCAAATATAGTTGAAATATTGAAACCTCCAATCAATGATGAGTCATTACAAGTCAGAACTATAACAGCGTTAACTTTGGCTCAACTAGCTGAAAACGTGTCGCCATATGGTATTGATTCGTTTGAACCCATATTGGAACCAATTTGGTTTGGAATCAGAAAACATAGGGGCAAAGGCTTGGCTAGTTTCTTAAAATGTATTGGAGCAATGATCCCCTTGATGTCATATGATCCGAATTATGAAGATTACacaaattattatacaACAGAGCTCATGCATATCATAACACGTGAATTCAGATCTCCTGATGAAGATATGAGAAAGACTATTTTGCGTATTATAATGGGATTACCTTTGTCGAGAAAGCTTATTCCAGACtatgaaaaatcaattatcgGGCCGTTTGTCAATGCATTTTGGAATCGTCGAACTGCTTCTGATTCAGTCCAAATCACAAGGCTAGTAGTAGAGGCAACCAACCATTTGGCTATTAAATTCGATTTTCTCGATATGTTAGAACATATTGTTTACTTTACAAAAGACGACAATGAGCAATTGCGGAAGTTAGCGATTGAAGCTATTAACAAATTAATTTCCAACAATAGTCAAGAATTAATAGGTATGGATTCTCAATTGGATAGAAAATTGGTCGATGGTGCTTTATTTGCTTTTCAAAAGCAAACTATTCACCAAAAGATATACCTCACCTGTTTTGGGACATTGGCAGATGCCTTGAACGTAAGATTGAAACCTCATTTAAATTCGATATTGAGTACTATCTTGTACcgaatgaaaaataaattggcaGAAATAAGACAGCAAGCTTCAGATTTGATTGCTATTATTGCTCCAGTAATTAAACAATGTTCAGAacatgatgatgaattgttaatgaaattgatattgattttgtatGAATCCCTTGGTGAAGTCTACCCCGAAGTTTTGGGGTCAATTTTAAATGCTTTATATTCGTGtcttgattcaattgacaAATCAACATTATATACCATGTCAAATCcttcaattaatcaaatccTACCAACGCTAACaccaattttgaaaaatcgACACGAAAAAGTTCAAGAAGCATGTATAAAATTGGTTGGATTAATAGCCAGAAAAAACTCTGAAACTATAAACGCAAAGGAATGGATGCgtatttgttttgatttgttggaAATGTTAAAAGCCCAACGTAAAAGAATACGTATTGCAGCTAATAATACATTCGGCTATATTGCCAAAACTATTGGACCCCAAGATGTAATAGTTATGCTTTTGAATAATCTACGTGTTCAAGAACGTCAATTGAGAGTTTGTACGGCTGTGGCAATGGGTATAGTTGCTGAGACTTGTTTACCATTTACTGTTTTGCCAGCAATTATGAATGAATACAGAATCCCTGAGAAAAATGTACAAAACGGTGTATTAAAGGCAATGAGTTTTATGTTTGAGTATTTGGATGGGAAAATTACAAAAGATTATTTGTTTGCTATAACGCCTTTATTAGAAGATGCATTGACAGATAGAGATTTAGTACATCGTCAGACTGCTGCAACAGTAATTTTCCACATAGCAATGAATTGTATTGGATTAACTGATAAGGATTATAGTGATGTCTTCATTCATTACTTGAACTTGATTATGCCtaatatttttgaaacatCACCGCATGTgatttcaagaattttgGAAAGTATTGATGCCTTAAGGTTGGTTATTGGTAATGGAGTATTTACAAACTACATTTGGTCTGGATTATTTCATCCTGCAAGGAAAGTCAGAGCACCGTACTGGAAGATTTTCAACAATGCTTACGTTCAATGTAGTGATGCATTGGTTCCATGCTACCCAAGAATCGAGAGTTTACCGGACGAAGATGAAATAAGTTACAAATTGGAAGAGTTggatttgtttttataG
- a CDS encoding uncharacterized protein (Putative transcription factor with zinc finger DNA-binding motif; Hap43p-repressed gene), whose product MEDKTKRQHSILHPLANNNQLPVKTVDTSNTADNNYNNNNSGILSSSYNPQQQHQLQQQKRPIPKNVAYPPMYSFNISTANTLKNSVSTTKATSGLPVAPDGYIYVKGYGSGSAADHIPRNIPNYYPRRGTSITNNYTESSVVTPTPLHIPRPLVPPHLLQPPNLHQSLQQPQPQQHDNGETVAAAASSPTLEIFNTLNPRKAPNMTYKEKIMNWMSSIPQFNDSENNEIYIDCYPGVISTSVTPSTSDEEIDLADIEDILELQARKVTRYVTRLYIRESENWEEIAGDDEAGDVDGGVEYEVEEGDDDDDDVDDDDYDEDRVQPHNYVYRNANLNIAYETD is encoded by the coding sequence ATGGAAGATAAAACAAAGCGGCAACACTCAATTCTCCATCCTCTAGCAAACAACAACCAGTTACCTGTGAAAACAGTAGACACCAGTAACACAGCAGACAATAAttacaataacaacaatagcGGTATATTGTCCAGCTCATATAAccctcaacaacaacaccaactacaacaacaaaagagaccaattccaaaaaatgTAGCTTACCCGCCAATGTACAGCTTTAATATCTCAACCGCCAACACATTAAAGAATAGCgtttcaacaacaaaagctACTTCAGGGCTTCCAGTAGCACCTGATGGATATATTTATGTAAAAGGTTATGGTAGTGGCTCAGCTGCAGATCATATTCCTAGAAACATCCCCAATTATTACCCAAGACGAGGCACGTCAATAACCAATAATTACACAGAATCATCAGTGGTGACCCCGACACCGCTACACATTCCTCGACCTTTGGTACCACCACATTTGCTTCAACCGCCGAATTTGCACCAACTGctacaacaaccacaaccacaacagcATGATAATGGAGAAACGgtagcagcagcagcatcATCACCAACGTTGGAGATTTTCAACACTTTAAACCCCAGAAAGGCTCCGAACATGActtataaagaaaaaataatgaactGGATGTCATCAATCCCTCAGTTTAACGATAgtgaaaataatgaaatatatatagatTGTTATCCTGGTGTTATATCAACAAGTGTCACACCAAGCACTTCTGAcgaagaaattgatttggcAGATATTGAGGACATATTGGAATTACAAGCTAGAAAAGTTACCAGATACGTTACTAGGCTATATATTCGTGAGTCAGAAAATTGGGAAGAAATTGCTGGAGATGATGAAGCCGGTGATGTTGATGGCGGGGTAGAATATGAAGTGGAAGAAGGcgatgatgacgacgacgacgtcgatgatgatgattacGATGAAGATAGAGTGCAGCCACACAACTACGTCTACAGAAATGCTAATTTGAACATTGCTTATGAAACTGACTAA
- a CDS encoding Smc5-Smc6 complex subunit (Ortholog(s) have SUMO transferase activity, role in DNA repair and Smc5-Smc6 complex, cytoplasm, nucleus localization) yields the protein MSSLKRKIPLDEIEDFIAEEEEEGEQNDDGSYEEDNEFVGPSGTATPLDESEIQHVVNQVVRLFLSRELNGRTTRPDVIRKHIKHNLGRKITTEKLIQQANIILTEVYGLKIEEVPTIKREDKKSSKSRKVTSDKNPYIVTSSLSSKSRAILGELWNKNLAKNVKKIDIGGNKFFLPKYSITSVPGSHYELVKTGIMLVIISHIILNENHVSESALLKTLHKFGISSNLNVKNSNFNLNSQELLKELVNKDYILKNVIKGRTESENIFDYSIGQRSLVEFSPQGVFDYIKVIYGNKFDSTIAERALVTIERAYGVALNNTEENNEREGSTEANSQEGSE from the coding sequence ATGAGTCTGTTGAAACGAAAAATTCCACTTGATGAAATAGAAGATTTTATTGctgaagaggaagaagaaggagaacaaaatgatgatggttCATACGAGgaagataatgaatttgttgGACCAAGTGGAACGGCCACACCTCTTGATGAGAGTGAAATTCAGCATGTTGTAAACCAAGTGGTTAGATTGTTTCTTTCGAGAGAATTAAATGGCCGAACCACAAGACCAGATGTTATTAGAAAACATATTAAGCATAATTTGGGGAGAAAAATTACCACGGAAAAGTTAATACAACAAGcaaatattatattaaCAGAAGTATATGGATTGAAGATAGAAGAAGTCCCAACaataaaaagagaagaCAAAAAATCACTGAAATCTAGAAAAGTGACATCAGATAAAAATCCTTATATTGTCACTAGTTCGTTACTGAGCAAATCAAGAGCCATTCTAGGGGAATTATGGAATAAAAATTTAGCCAAAAATGTGAAAAAGATTGACATTGGAggtaataaatttttcttaCCAAAATATTCTATAACTTCGGTACCCGGATCACATTATGAATTGGTTAAAACGGGGATTATGCTTGTTATAATCTCCCATATTatattgaatgaaaatCATGTTTCAGAGTCTGCATTATTGAAAACCCTTCATAAGTTTGGTATAAGCAGTAATCTCAATGTTAAAAACAGTAACTTTAACTTGAATAGTCAAGAATTGCTTAAAGAATTAGTGAACAAGGACTATATCTTAAAAAATGTCATTAAGGGAAGAACTGAGCTGGAGAACATTTTCGACTATTCTATAGGACAGAGATCATTAGTTGAATTTTCACCTCAAGGAGTGTTTGATTATATCAAAGTTATTTATGGTAACAAATTTGATAGCACTATAGCAGAGAGGGCATTAGTGACGATTGAAAGAGCATATGGTGTTGCATTAAACAATACAGAGGAAAATAATGAACGAGAGGGATCTACTGAGGCCAACAGCCAAGAGGGGTCGGAGTAG
- the NCP1 gene encoding Ncp1p (NADPH-cytochrome P450 reductase, acts with Erg11p in sterol 14 alpha-demethylation in ergosterol biosynthesis; subject to hypoxic regulation; ketoconazole-induced; caspofungin repressed) yields the protein MALDKLDLYVIVTLVVAVAAYFAKNQFLSKPQDTGFLSNDGAGGSSRNILETLKKNNKNTLLLFGSQTGTAEDYANKLSRELHSRFGLNTMVADFADYDFDNFGDITDDILVFFIVATYGEGEPTDNADEFHTWLTDEADTLSTLRFTVFGLGNSTYEFYNAIGRKFDQLLEEKGGERFAEYGEGDDGTGTLDEDFLSWKDGVFDSLKNNLNYEEKELKYEPNVKLTERDDLTVDDSHVSLGEPNKKYINSQGVDLSKGPFDHTHPYLAKITKTKELFNSKDRNCVHVEFDISDSNLKYSTGDHLAVWPSNSDENIKQFLKCFGLEDKENTVIELKALDSTYSIPFPSPITYGAVIRHHLEISGPISRQLFLSIAGFAPNEETKATLTRIGNDKQEFASTITRRKFNIADALLFASKGKAWVDVPFEFIIENVQHLTPRYYSISSSSLSEKQLINITAVVEAEVESDGRAVTGVVTNLLKNIEIEQNNTNETPVVHYDLNGPRNKFSKFKLPVHVRRSNFKLPKNTTTPVILIGPGTGVAPLRGFVRERVQQVKNGVNVGKTILFYGCRNEHDDFLYKQEWSEYASVLGDKFEMFNAFSRQDPSKKVYVQDKIVENYKIVNELLNNGATIYVCGDASRMARDVQAAIAKIVAKDRDISQESATELVKSWKVQNRYQEDVW from the coding sequence ATGGCATTAGACAAATTAGATTTATACGTTATCGTGACATTAGTGGTTGCAGTAGCAGCATACTTTGCCAAGAACCAATTCCTTAGCAAACCACAAGACACTGGATTTCTTTCCAATGATGGTGCTGGTGGAAGTTCAAGAAACATATTGGAGAcgttgaagaagaataataaaaacacGTTATTACTATTTGGATCACAAACTGGTACTGCTGAAGATTATGCCAATAAATTGTCTCGTGAATTGCATTCCAGATTTGGGTTGAACACCATGGTTGCCGATTTTGCTGAttatgattttgataattttggaGATATCACAGACGATATATTGGTGTTTTTCATTGTCGCTACTTATGGTGAAGGGGAACCTACTGATAACGCCGACGAATTCCACACTTGGTTAACCGATGAAGCTGATACTTTGAGTACTTTGAGATTTACTGTTTTCGGATTAGGTAACTCCACTTATGAGTTTTATAACGCCATTGGTAGAAAATTTGACCAATTATTGGAAGAAAAAGGAGGTGAAAGATTTGCTGAATATGGTGAAGGTGATGACGGTACTGGTACTTTGGACGAAGATTTCTTATCTTGGAAAGATGGtgtttttgattcattgaagaataatttgaattacGAAGAAAAAGAGTTGAAATATGAACCAAATGTCAAATTGACTGAACGTGACGATTTAACTGTTGACGACTCTCATGTTTCCCTTGGTGaaccaaataaaaagtaTATTAACTCTCAAGGCGTTGATTTAAGCAAAGGTCCATTTGATCACACACACCCATATTTAGCCAAGATAACGAAAACAAAggaattattcaattctaaaGATAGAAATTGTGTCCatgttgaatttgatatttctgACTCCAACTTGAAATACAGCACTGGTGATCATTTAGCTGTTTGGCCATCTAATTCCGATGAAAATATCAAACAATTCCTTAAATGTTTTGGTTTAGAAGACAAGGAAAACACCGTTATAGAATTGAAGGCATTAGACTCCACTTATTCCATTCCATTCCCAAGCCCAATTACCTATGGTGCTGTTATCAGACATCATTTGGAAATTTCTGGACCAATTTCGAGACAATTATTCTTATCCATTGCCGGGTTTGCACCAAATGAAGAGACAAAGGCTACATTGACTAGAATCGGTAACGATAAGCAAGAGTTTGCTTCTACAATTACCCGTAGAAAGTTTAATATTGCCGATGCATTGTTGTTTGCTTCCAAAGGTAAAGCTTGGGTAGATGTtccatttgaatttattattgaaaatgttcAACATTTGACACCTCGTTACTACTcgatttcttcttcatctttaagtgaaaaacaattgatcaatattactgctgttgttgaagCTGAAGTTGAAAGTGACGGTAGAGCTGTTACTGGGGTTGTTactaatttattgaaaaacatTGAGATTGAACAAAATAACACCAACGAAACCCCAGTAGTTCATTATGATTTGAATGGTCcaagaaacaaatttagCAAGTTTAAATTACCTGTTCACGTTAGAAGatccaatttcaaattaccAAAGAATACTACTACTCCTGTTATTTTGATTGGACCAGGAACTGGTGTTGCTCCATTGAGAGGATTCGTTAGAGAAAGAGTCCAACAAGTTAAGAATGGCGTGAATGTTGGTAAAACTATTTTATTCTATGGTTGCAGAAACGAACATGATGATTTCTTGTATAAACAAGAATGGTCTGAATATGCTAGTGTATTAGGtgacaaatttgaaatgtTCAATGCCTTTTCAAGACAAGATCCATCGAAGAAAGTATATGTACAAGATAAAATTGTGgaaaattacaaaattgttaatgaatTGTTAAACAATGGTGCCACTATCTACGTTTGTGGTGATGCCAGTAGAATGGCAAGAGATGTTCAAGCAGCAATTGCTAAAATTGTTGCCAAAGATAGAGATATCTCACAAGAAAGTGCTACTGAATTGGTCAAATCTTGGAAAGTACAAAACAGATATCAAGAAGATGTTTGGTAA
- a CDS encoding uncharacterized protein (Protein with a predicted FAD-dependent pyridine nucleotide reductase domains; putative oxidoreductase; Plc1-regulated; possibly an essential gene, disruptants not obtained by UAU1 method): protein MTDLTKQPLKGYDNLSTPTLFNDRNLHPIARSFTTNILIVGGAYSGLSALRSLQLHLAEQIQRFKQEQPSTPIKKLSLTIVEPRNGLLNILGIPKSIVDSAFAKTQFIPFKDLNNCKFANIFSDTPDEYDISWFGDDNEWLDINYVHGRVTYLDQHKAQYTLGSPVSEKAIIEFDYVILATGRDRNWPTTPLATTYGQYMLEMDNARQEIANADTISVIGAGAVGIEFAGDIKTEFPHKTVNLIHPHECFPQEPLSNEFKRLTQDSLERAGVNVYLNTRIRAESIEKRHGDLTTTNNKTIHSNLNIWSCSKHNNIGFLSQHIYENYVTSNKNISINQYLQLYNAETNTTIENFFVLGDLVELPIIKSAGWAMYMGRQVANNLSNLIFNGIFVESFPDLNAIPYGMVIVGGNNEIISELAGEVEVDNEHYKQEYEDYCIGKIRATIDM, encoded by the coding sequence ATGACAGATCTCACCAAACAACCACTCAAAGGATATGACAATTTGTCAACGCCTACTTTATTCAACGACAGGAATTTGCATCCAATTGCAAGATCATTCACCACAAATATTCTTATAGTTGGTGGGGCTTATAGTGGGTTGTCTGCTTTAAGGTCTCTACAACTACATTTGGCCGAACAGATACAACGCTTTAAACAGGAGCAGCCATCCACaccaataaagaaattgtcaCTAACTATAGTAGAGCCAAGAAATGGACTTTTAAACATCCTTGGAATCCCGAAATCGATTGTGGATTCTGCATTTGCAAAAACACAATTTATTCCGTTTAAAGACTTAAACAATTGCAAGTTTGCAAACATATTTTCCGACACGCCAGACGAATACGACATATCGTGGTTTGGTGACGACAACGAATGGCTTGACATCAACTATGTGCATGGGAGAGTGACATATTTGGACCAGCACAAGGCACAATATACTCTTGGGTCACCCGTATCCGAGAAAGCAATTATTGAGTTTGACTATGTGATTTTGGCCACGGGTCGAGATAGAAACTGGCCCACCACCCCTTTGGCAACAACATACGGGCAATACATGCTTGAAATGGACAATGCACGACAGGAAATTGCCAATGCCGACACCATAAGTGTTATAGGTGCTGGCGCTGTGGGTATTGAGTTTGCTGGAGATATCAAGACTGAGTTCCCACACAAAACTGTCAATCTAATCCACCCACACGAGTGTTTCCCACAAGAGCCGTTGTCCAATGAGTTTAAACGGCTCACACAGGACTCGCTCGAACGAGCAGGTGTCAATGTGTATCTCAACACGAGAATCAGAGCCGAATCAATAGAGAAACGCCATGGTGATctcacaacaacaaacaataagACGATTCATTCAAACCTAAATATATGGAGCTGTTCCAAACACAACAACATTGGGTTTCTCTCACAGCATATCTACGAGAATTACGTGACAagcaacaaaaatatatcCATCAACCAGTACTTGCAGCTTTACAATGCAGAAACAAACACAACAATAGAGAATTTTTTCGTGTTGGGTGATTTGGTGGAGTTACCCATTATTAAATCTGCAGGCTGGGCCATGTACATGGGCCGACAAGTTGCCAACAATTTGAGCAACTTGATATTCAATGGGATATTTGTTGAACTGTTCCCGGACTTGAATGCCATTCCGTACGGGATGGTGATTGTTGGTGGTAACAACGAGATTATCAGTGAGCTAGCTGGTGAGGTTGAAGTGGATAATGAGCATTATAAACAAGAGTATGAGGATTATTGTATAGGTAAAATTAGAGCGACTATAGATATGTAA
- a CDS encoding hydroxyacyl-thioester dehydratase (Ortholog(s) have 3-hydroxyacyl-[acyl-carrier-protein] dehydratase activity, role in fatty acid biosynthetic process and mitochondrion localization) — MITPITKECIYKWANILKAKPTLIKDTFSIGKYNNLTNLLNSILQINHHPTVNKSWFQGFHFLFNNQLNTKLGSDGYDNYQAPVNEQGEQLYLRRMWARGELEFVSTPPLNSPIDCRETLKSVRIIDDSVLVSIWRDFIFQSEEVLKESRTLTYTNELYSPVENYKLAENVSSNGPSFHVSSIDLLKYSMLTYNLHKIHIDANYCRSIENLPNMIVHGPLQVTLLLYWFAITYPDVKPVNFKYRTYAPMFVNDDTSISIESKSNNSFVLEIYNQESKKLYLRGDSTTTSST, encoded by the coding sequence ATGATCACCCCAATTACAAAAGAGTGCATTTATAAATGGGCCAACATTTTAAAAGCCAAACCAACTTTAATCAAAGatactttttcaattggaaaatacAACAACTTAACGAATTTGTTAAACAGTATTTTGCAAATCAATCATCATCCAACAGTTAACAAATCATGGTTTCAAGGGTTCCACtttttattcaacaatcaattgaatacaAAATTAGGCAGTGACGGGTATGACAACTATCAAGCACCAGTGAATGAACAAGGTGAACAACTATATTTACGTCGAATGTGGGCTAGAGGTGAATTGGAGTTTGTGTCAACGCCTCCTCTAAACTCACCCATTGATTGTAGAGAAACTTTGAAGTCGGTTCgaataattgatgattcaGTACTAGTCAGTATATGGAGAGATTTTATATTCCAGTCTGAAGAGGTTTTGAAGGAAAGTCGAACCTTAACTTACACCAATGAACTATACAGTCCAGTGGAGAACTACAAACTTGCAGAAAATGTATCATCCAATGGACCTTCATTTCATGTATCGAGTATTGACTTGTTAAAGTATAGTATGTTGACATATAACCTCCACAAAATTCATATTGATGCCAATTATTGTCGTtctattgaaaatttaccAAATATGATCGTCCATGGCCCATTACAGGTGACATTATTACTATACTGGTTTGCCATAACGTATCCAGATGTGAAACCagttaatttcaaatatcgTACTTATGCACCAATGTTTGTTAACGATGATACTTCAATACTGATTGAATCTAAATCCAATAATTCGTTTGTGCTCGAGATTTATAACCAGGAGTCTAAAAAGCTCTACTTACGTGGTGATCTGACAACTACTTCATCAACGTGA